CTGCGCGTCCAGCCACGCCATTTCGCACTCTTCCAGCGCCGCTTTGGTCTTCGCCTGCGTTTGCAGACACTCATTCATCTCCGCTTTGCGAGCCGGATCGTAAATGGCGCTGTCGGCGAGCTTCTCTTCGACGCCCGCAAGCGTGGCGTTGAGCTTTTCCATCTCTTTTTCCAGACGGGTTATCTCTTTACGCAGCGGTTGCGTCTGGGTGCGCAGCTCCGCCTCGCGGCGCTTCTGATCTTTGCGCGCCTGCGCGCTGTTGCCGTTCTCTTTCTCGCGGCTGGCGTCGTCGCTCTGGCTCTCCTGCTTCTGCACGTCGCTGAGCCACTGCTGGTAATCGTCCAGATCGCCGTCGAACGGTTCGACTTTGCCGTCATGCACCAGATAGAGATCGTCGGTGGTGGAGCGGATCAGGTGACGGTCGTGCGAGACCACCACCAGCGCGCCTTCGAATTCGATCAGCGCGTCGGTCAGCGCCTGGCGCATGTCGAGATCCAGGTGGTTGGTCGGTTCATCGAGCAGCAGCAGGTTAGGGCGCTGCCAGACAATCAGCGCCAGCACCAGACGCGCTTTCTCACCGCCGGAGAACCGCTCGGTAACTTCCGTGACTTTATCGCCCTGGAAGCCGAAGCCGCCGAGATAGTCGCGTAGCTGCTGTTCGGTTTCACGCGGGGCGATGCGCGCCAGATGCTGCAACGGCGATTCGTCGGCGCGTAAAAATTCCAGCTGATGCTGCGCGAAGTAACCAAGCTTGATGCCTTTGGCAAGCCCGATGTCACCGCTCACTGGCGAAAGTTCGCCCGCCAGCAGTTTAATCAGCGTCGATTTGCCTGCGCCGTTGCGCCCCAGCAGACCGATGCGTGAGCCGGGCACCAGATTGAGCTTGATGGAGTTCAGAATGATGCGCTCGCCATAACCGGCGCTGACTTTTTCCATTTTCAGCAGTGGATTAGGCAGGCTTTCCGGCGCGCGGAAGCTGAAGTGGAACGGGTTGTCCACGTGGGCAGGCGCAATCAGCTCCATGCGCTCCAGCATTTTGATGCGGCTCTGCGCCTGCTTCGCTTTGGACGCTTTGGCTTTAAAGCGGTCGATAAAGCTTTGCAGATGCGCGACGCGCTGCTGCTGGCTTTCATACGTTGCCTGCTGCTGGGCGAGACGCGTGGCGCGCTGGCGCTCAAACGAGCTGTAGTTGCCGGTGTACTCGAACATATTTTGCTGTTCGATATGAATGATTTTGTCGACCACCGGATCCAGGAAATCACGGTCGTGCGAGATAAGGATCAGCGTACCGTTATAGCTTTTCAGCCATTTCTCCAGCCAGATGACCGCATCGAGATCGAGGTGGTTGGTCGGTTCGTCGAGCAGCAGCAGATCGGAGCGGCAAATCAGCGCCTGCGCGAGGTTAAGACGCATACGCCAGCCGCCGGAGAAATCGCTCACCGGGCGCGTCAGCTGTTCATTGCTGAAGCCCAGCCCGTGCAGAAGGCTCGCGGCGCGCGAGCGAATGGTCCAGGCGTCGATGGCGTCCAGCTTGCCGTGCGCCGTGGCGATGGCGTGACCATCGTTGCGCTCGGTGGCGTCGTTCAGCTCACGCTCAAAGGCGCGGTATTCGCGGTCGCCGTCAATCACATATTCCATGGCGGGCTGCGCGAGCGCAGGCGTTTCCTGATTGACCCATGCGAGCTGCCAGGTGCCTGGGTAGGTGAAACTCCCGCCGTCAGCGCTAATCTCGTTTTTCAGAAGCGACAGGAGCGTGGATTTGCCACAGCCGTTTTTGCCCACCAGGCCCACTTTCTGGCCCGGATTGATCGTGGCGGTGGCGTTGTCCAGCAGCACACGGGTGCCGCGACGAATTTGTAACGAGGAGAAAACAATCATAAGGCGCCGTAGATTCAGACTATGTTAAATTGTCATTATATTCATGTAACGTGATGCTTTGGGCACCGCGTGGGGCCGCCATGGTAGCCCAAAATAGTAACAATGACGACGCCCTGGAGGGGAATGATGTCACAGACAGCGAAAGTTTTGCTGCTGTATGCCCATCCGGAATCTCAGGACTCGGTGGCCAACCGGGTTTTGCTTAAGCCGGCTCTGCAATTACCTAATGTCACGGTGCATGACCTCTATGCCCACTATCCCGATTTCTTTATCGATATCAGTCATGAGCAGGCGTTGCTGCGCGATCACGATGTGATTGTTTTTCAGTTCCCGCTTTACACCTATAGCTGTCCGGCGCTGCTGAAAGAGTGGTTCGACCGCGTGTTGAGCCGCGGTTTCGCGAGCGGCGTGGGCGGCAATGCGCTTGCCGGCAAATACTGGCGCTGCGTCATTACGACCGGCGAGCCGGAGACGGCCTATCGCCCGGACGGGTTTAACCGCTACGCTCTGACCGACATCCTGCGGCCTTTCGAGCTGACCGCCGCCATGTGCCGTATGCACTGGATGACACCGCTGATTATTTACTGGGCGCGGCGTCAGTCGCTTTCCGAACTGGCGTCTCATGGCCGCGCGTATGAACGCTGGCTTGCGGACCCGTTAACGCCGGGAGGCTTCTGATGGAAGGTTCGGACCTGCTGCTGGCAGGCATTCTGTTTCTTTTCGCCGCGGTGGTGGCGGTGCCAATCGCGGCGCGCCTGGGGATCGGCGCGGTGCTCGGCTATTTGCTGGCGGGGATCGCCATCGGCCCGTGGGGGCTTGGCTTTATCAGCGACGTCGACGAGATCCTGCACTTTTCAGAGCTGGGCGTCGTGTTTTTGATGTTTCTGATAGGGCTTGAGCTGAATCCGTCAAAACTCTGGAAACTGCGGCGTTCTATTTTCGGCATTGGCGCAGCCCAGGTGCTGTTAAGCGCCGTGGTGCTGGCGGGCCTCCTGATGCTGACCGATTTCGCGTGGCAGGCAGCCGTGGTGGGCGGCATCGGCCTTGCGATGTCGTCTACCGCGATGGCGTTGCAGTTGATGCGTGATAAAGGCATGAACCGCACCGAAGGCGGCCAGTTAGGATTCTCCGTGCTGCTGTTTCAGGATCTCGCGGTGATCCCGGCGCTGGCGATGGTGCCTCTGCTGGCGGGCAACGGCGATGAACACCCGGACTGGCTGAAAATCGGCATGAAGGTGCTGGCGTTCGCCGTCATGCTGGTCGGCGGACGTTATCTGCTGCGCCCGGTGTTTCGGTTTATTGCCGGTTCCGGCGTGCGCGAGGTGTTTACCGCCGCCGCGCTGCTGCTGGTGCTGGGCTCCGCGCTGTTTATGGATTTGCTTGGGCTTTCTATGGCGCTCGGCACGTTTATCGCGGGCATTCTGCTGGCCGAGAGCGAATATCGCCACGAACTGGAAATCGCCATCGAGCCTTTCAAAGGGCTGCTGCTGGGGCTGTTTTTTATCTCCGTCGGCATGGCGCTGAACCTGGGCGTTCTCTATACCCATATTTTATGGGTCGTGATGAGCGTGGTGGTGCTGGTGAGCGTCAAGATGGCGGTGCTGTATGGTCTCGGGCGTTTCCAGGGGCTGCGGCGCACCGAGCGGCTGCCGTTCGCGGGCGTGCTGAGCCAGGGCGGAGAATTCGCGTTTGTGCTCTTCTCCAGCGCCTCGTCGCAGAAGCTTTTCCACAATGACCAGATGGCGCTGCTGCTGGTAACGGTAACGCTCTCGATGATGACCACGCCGCTGGTGATGAAAGGCATCGACCGACTGCTGGCGCGCCACTTTAACGCACCGGATGAAGACGCCGAAATGCCTTACGTGGAAGATGATAAGCCGCAGGTGATTATCGTCGGCTTCGGGCGTTTCGGGCAGGTGATTGGCCGCCTGCTGATGGCCAACAAAATGCGTATTACGGTGCTGGAGCGCGATATCAGCGCGGTCAACCTGATGCGAAAATATGGCTATAAAGTTTACTATGGTGACGCCACCGAGCTTGAACTGCTGCGCGCCGCCGGGGCCGAATCCGCGCAGTCGATTGTCGTCACCTGCAATGACCCGGAAGATACCATGCGCATCGTGCATCTCTGCCAGCAGCACTTTCCGCGGATGGAGATCCTGGCGCGGGCGCGCGGGCGCGTCGAGGCGCATGAGCTTTTGCAGGCTGGCGTGAAGCAGTTTTCGCGCGAGACGTTCTCCAGCGCGCTGGAGCTTGGGCGTAAGACTCTTATCTCCCTTGGCATGCATCCGCATCAGGCGCAGCGCGCGCAGCTTCACTTCCGCCGTCTTGATATGCGCATGCTGCGCGAACTGATGCCGGTGCATACCGATAACGCGCAAATCTCCCGCGTTCGCGAGGCCAGACGCGAGCTGGAAGAGATTTTCCACCGTGAGATGCAGCAGGAACGACGCCAGCTGGACGGCTGGGACGAATTTGAATAGAAGGTGAACCTATGGCTGTGCGTAAACGTTTTATTGCCGGGGCCGTCTGCCCGAAATGCCAGGCGCAGGATTCTCTCGCCATGTGGCGTGAAAATCAGGTCGATATCGTCGAGTGCGTAAAGTGCGGGCATCAGATGCGCGAGGCGGACAAAGAAGTTCGCGAGAAGGTTCGCAAAGATGAGCAAGTCATAGGGATTTTTCATCCCGACTAGCGAGATGCCCCAGGTTTCTTTAAGCTAAAGGGTACACAGGCGTCGATTTGGGCTACAATCGGCGCCAGTCTTTTTTCCTCACTCAGGAGATATCATGAAAGTAGCAAAAGACCTGGTGGTCAGCCTGGCCTATCAGGTACGTACAGAAGACGGTGTATTGGTTGATGAGTCTCCGGTGAGTGCGCCGCTGGACTACCTGCATGGTCACGGCTCCCTGATTTCCGGCCTGGAAGCGGCGCTGGAAGGTCATGACGTTGGCGATAAATTCGATGTGAACGTAGGCGCTAACGACGCTTACGGTCAGTACGATGAAAACCTGGTACAGCGCGTACCGAAAGACGTCTTCATGGGCGTTGACGAACTGCAGGTTGGCATGCGCTTCCTGGCGGAAACCGATCAGGGCCCGGTACCGGTAGAAATTACCGAAGTGGGCGACGACCACGTTGTGGTTGACGGCAACCACATGCTGGCGGGCCAGAACCTGAACTTCAACGTGGAAGTCGTGGCTATCCGCGAAGCGACCGAAGAAGAGCTGGCTCACGGCCACGTTCACGGCGCGAACGGCCATCATCATGACCACGATCACGATCACGACCACGACGGTTGCTGCGGCGGTCACGGCCATAGCCACGACCACGAACACGGTAAAGGCGGTTGCGGTAACGGCGGTTGCGGTTGCCACTAAGCCTGATAAAAAAGGGGCGCTCCGGCGCCCCTTTTTACTGCCCGCGATTTACCTGTCAGTAATGCGGCGGCGGCGTTTCTTCCGCCTGCGATGCGATCATCGACGGCTGCGAGGCTTTGATTTTCTCCACCATAATTTTGAGCTGTTCGCGCATCTTCGCGAGCTCCAGCTCATGCTTTGTGATGGCGGCGTTTAAGTCTTCAATGGTGGTTTCCTGGAACGCCAGCCGGCTTTCCAGCTCAGCGATGCGGTGTTCAGTCGATTCGTTGTGCATGATGTTTCCCCCTTTGCGTCGCGATTCTACGCAACTTTTCCGGATTCTGCCGGGTTGCTTCAACAGAAAGAAACTTATTTAAACAAATTAAGTCTGAAATAACGCCCGAAACGGAAAAGTGGTTATGTTGATTTCCGCTGCGACGTTTTATAGTACGACTTTCGTTTTTAAGATAACCCTGGGGTGAGAGGCCCCAACCCTGGAGATAATGGATGAAATCACTGTTTAAAGTAACGCTGCTGGCGACCACGATGGCTGTGGCGTTCAACGCGCCTCTGACTTTTGCTGCACCAGCCGCACAGCAGACGCCTGCTGCCGCTGACAGCAAAGCCGCATTCCAGAACGACGATCAGAAATCGGCTTACGCGCTGGGTGCTTCACTGGGCCGTTACATGGAAAACTCCCTGAAAGAACAAGAGAAACTGGGCATCAAACTGGATAAAAACCAGCTGATCGCTGGTGTCCAGGACGCGTTTGCCGATAAGAGCAAACTCTCTGACCAGGAAATCGAGCAGACTCTGCAGGCTTTCGAAACTCGCGTGAAAGGCGCCGCTCAGGCGAAAGTCGAGAAAGACGCGACTGAAAACGAAGCGAAAGGTAAAGCCTTCCGTGACAAATTCGCCAAAGAGAAGGGCGTGAAGACCTCTTCTACCGGCCTGCTGTATAAAGTTGAGAAAGAAGGCACCGGCGCTGCGCCGAAAGAGAGCGACACCGTTGTGGTTAACTACAAAGGCACGCTTATCGACGGCCAGGAGTTCGACAACTCTTACAAACGTGGCGAGCCGCTCTCTTTCCGTCTTGACGGTGTGATCCCGGGCTGGACCGAAGGCCTGAAAAACATCAAGAAAGGCGGCAAAATCAAGCTGGTCATCCCGCCTGAGCTGGCTTACGGCAAAAACGGTGTTCCGGGTATTCCGGCTAACTCCACTCTGGTGTTTGACGTAGAACTGCTGGATATCAATCCGGCGGCGAAAGCAGACGCCGCACCGAAGGCCGCCGCAGGCGATAAAGCCGACGACGCCGCCAAAGCGAAGTAAGACTTCGCAGACCGCCGCCTCCGGGCGGCGGTTTTTTTTATGCGGGCCACGTATAATAAAAGCTGGCTAGTGTTGCGCCCGCTGTATTACTTTAGCGAGTTACGTAACAACTGAATGATGAGTCTGCCCAGACCTTGAGAGACGACAGGCTCGCTGTAAAGGGTGGTATGTTTTCATGTCCAATTCGCTATTAACCAATGAGGCCAGCGAACTCGATCTGCTGGATCAGCGTCCCTTCGAACAGACCGACTTTGACATTTTGCGTTCCTACGAAGCGGTCGTGGACGGGTTAGCGATGCTCATCGGCTCCCACTGTGAAATTGTGCTGCATTCCCTGCAGGATCTGAAATGCTCGGCCATCCGCATCGCTAATGGCGAACACACGGGGCGTAAAATCGGCTCGCCGATTACCGATCTGGCACTGCGTATGCTGCACGATATGACCGGCGCTGACAGCAGCGTGTCAAAATGCTATTTCACCCGCGCGAAAAGCGGCGTGCTGATGAAATCGGTGACTATCGCCATCCGTAACCGGGAGCACCGTGTCATCGGCCTGCTGTGCATTAACATGAACCTGGATGTGCCGTTCTCCCAGATAATGAGCACTTTTGTGCCGCCGGAAACGCAGGAAGTGCCGTCTTCCGTGAACTTTGCCTCGTCCGTGGAAGATCTTGTGACCCAGACGCTGGAGTTCACCATTGAAGAGGTGAACGCGGACCGCAACGTCTCGAACAATGCCAAGAACCGCCAGATTGTCCTTAACCTTTACGAGAAAGGTATTTTTGATATTAAGGACGCTATTAACCAGGTGGCCGACCGGCTGAATATCTCCAAGCACACGGTTTATCTGTATATCCGCCAGTTTAAAAACGGCGATTTTCAGGGACATGAACGTTAATGCGCTTTGCCCTGATGGTAACCGGCCCGGCCTATGGCACGCAGCAGGCGAGCAGCGCCTTACAGTTTGCGAAAGCGTTGCTGGCAGAAGGCCACAGCCTTGAGAGTGTCTTTTTTTATCGGGAAGGGGTCTATAACGCTAATCAGCTCACATCGCCCGCAAGCGACGAGTTTGATCTGGTGCGCGCCTGGCAACAGCTGCACGACGAAAACGGCGTCGCGCTGCACATCTGTGTGGCGGCTGCGCTACGCCGCGGGGTGACGGATGAAAATGAAGCGCGAGCGCAGGGGCTGCCTGGTGCCAATCTTCAGCCCGGGTTTCAGCTGAGTGGCCTGGGCGCGCTGGCCGAAGCCGCGCTGACCTGCGACAGAGTGGTAGAGTTTTAATGAAACAGGTGGCTTTTGTCTTTACCCAGGCGGCGCATGGCACCGCAGCCGGCCGTGAAGGACTCGACGCGCTGCTGGCGATGTCTGCGTTAACGGAAGAGATTGGCGTCTTTTTTCTGAGCGACGGCGTTTTTCAGATTCTGCCAGGCCAGAATCCGCAGGCGATCCTGAGCCGCGACTATATCTCTACCTTTAAAGTTCTGCCGTTGTACGATATTGAGCGCTGCTATATTTGCCGGGAATCGCTGCAGGAGCGCGGGCTTAGCGACAAACACGATTTTGTGATTGATGTCGAAGCGCTCGACGCCGACGCGCTGCGCGAACGCCTCGATAGTTACGACGTCGTGCTGACATTTTAAGGAACGTCATGCTGTATACGCTTTCTCACTCGCCCTGGCAGGTAGATATTCACGCGCTGCTGCGCCTTGTGCGTCCGGGCGATGACATTCTTCTCATGCAGGACGGCGTGGTCGCCGCGGTTAAAGATAACGGCCATCTCGCCACGCTGCTGGCGTCGCCCGCCCGGGTCGTCGCCTTACAAAACGATGTGGAAGCTCGCGGGCTTACTGCTCAAATTTCGAGCAGTATCGATACGATTAGCTATACTGAGTTCGTCAAACTTACCGTAAAACACGCAAGCCAGATGGCCTGGTAACGTGCAAACGCTGTATATTTCTTGACACCCTTAAAGCACAGCCCTAAAATTCCGCGTCCTCATATTATATGAGGGCGATTTATTACGTGTTTACGAAGCAAAAGCTATAAAACCAGGAGCTATTTAATGGCAACAGTTAACCAGCTGGTTCGCAAACCTCGCGCTCGCAAAGTTGCTAAGAGCAACGTGCCGGCGCTGGAAGCTTGCCCGCAAAAACGTGGTGTATGTACTCGTGTATATACCACCACTCCGAAAAAACCGAACTCCGCACTGCGTAAAGTATGCCGTGTTCGTCTGACTAACGGTTTTGAAGTGACTTCCTACATCGGTGGTGAAGGTCACAACCTGCAGGAGCACTCCGTGATCCTGATCCGTGGCGGTCGTGTTAAAGACCTCCCGGGTGTTCGTTACCACACCGTGCGTGGCGCGCTTGACTGCTCCGGCGTTAAAGACCGTAAGCAGGCTCGCTCCAAGTATGGCGTGAAGCGTCCTAAGGCTTAATGGTTCTCCGTTAAGTAAGGCCAAACGTTTTAACTTTAATGTCAAACTAAACTCGTAGAGTTTTGGACAATCCTGAATTAACAACGGAGTATTTCCATGCCACGTCGTCGCGTCATTGGTCAGCGTAAAATTCTGCCGGATCCGAAGTTCGGATCAGAACTGCTGGCTAAATTTGTCAATATCCTGATGGTAGATGGTAAAAAATCTACTGCAGAATCAATCGTATACAGCGCGCTGGAGACCCTGGCTCAGCGCTCTGGTAAATCTGAACTGGAAGCTTTCGAAGTCGCTCTCGAAAACGTGCGCCCGACTGTAGAAGTTAAGTCTCGCCGCGTTGGTGGTTCTACCTACCAGGTTCCGGTTGAAGTCCGTCCGGTTCGCCGCAATGCTCTGGCAATGCGTTGGATCGTTGAAGCTGCTCGTAAACGCGGTGATAAATCCATGGCTCTGCGCCTGGCGAACGAACTTTCTGATGCTGCTGACAACAAAGGTACTGCAGTTAAGAAACGTGAAGACGTTCACCGTATGGCAGAAGCCAACAAGGCGTTCGCACACTACCGCTGGTAATCCCTGCGGCATGTTAGTCACCAGACGGGCGCTTCAGGTAAGCCGCCCGCTCTGGGTAACTTATCCTGAACGCCTAAGGCAATAG
The genomic region above belongs to Cronobacter malonaticus LMG 23826 and contains:
- a CDS encoding helix-turn-helix transcriptional regulator, yielding MSNSLLTNEASELDLLDQRPFEQTDFDILRSYEAVVDGLAMLIGSHCEIVLHSLQDLKCSAIRIANGEHTGRKIGSPITDLALRMLHDMTGADSSVSKCYFTRAKSGVLMKSVTIAIRNREHRVIGLLCINMNLDVPFSQIMSTFVPPETQEVPSSVNFASSVEDLVTQTLEFTIEEVNADRNVSNNAKNRQIVLNLYEKGIFDIKDAINQVADRLNISKHTVYLYIRQFKNGDFQGHER
- the fkpA gene encoding FKBP-type peptidyl-prolyl cis-trans isomerase yields the protein MKSLFKVTLLATTMAVAFNAPLTFAAPAAQQTPAAADSKAAFQNDDQKSAYALGASLGRYMENSLKEQEKLGIKLDKNQLIAGVQDAFADKSKLSDQEIEQTLQAFETRVKGAAQAKVEKDATENEAKGKAFRDKFAKEKGVKTSSTGLLYKVEKEGTGAAPKESDTVVVNYKGTLIDGQEFDNSYKRGEPLSFRLDGVIPGWTEGLKNIKKGGKIKLVIPPELAYGKNGVPGIPANSTLVFDVELLDINPAAKADAAPKAAAGDKADDAAKAK
- the tusB gene encoding sulfurtransferase complex subunit TusB; translated protein: MLYTLSHSPWQVDIHALLRLVRPGDDILLMQDGVVAAVKDNGHLATLLASPARVVALQNDVEARGLTAQISSSIDTISYTEFVKLTVKHASQMAW
- the tusC gene encoding sulfurtransferase complex subunit TusC; the encoded protein is MKQVAFVFTQAAHGTAAGREGLDALLAMSALTEEIGVFFLSDGVFQILPGQNPQAILSRDYISTFKVLPLYDIERCYICRESLQERGLSDKHDFVIDVEALDADALRERLDSYDVVLTF
- the slyD gene encoding peptidylprolyl isomerase; the protein is MKVAKDLVVSLAYQVRTEDGVLVDESPVSAPLDYLHGHGSLISGLEAALEGHDVGDKFDVNVGANDAYGQYDENLVQRVPKDVFMGVDELQVGMRFLAETDQGPVPVEITEVGDDHVVVDGNHMLAGQNLNFNVEVVAIREATEEELAHGHVHGANGHHHDHDHDHDHDGCCGGHGHSHDHEHGKGGCGNGGCGCH
- the rpsL gene encoding 30S ribosomal protein S12, coding for MATVNQLVRKPRARKVAKSNVPALEACPQKRGVCTRVYTTTPKKPNSALRKVCRVRLTNGFEVTSYIGGEGHNLQEHSVILIRGGRVKDLPGVRYHTVRGALDCSGVKDRKQARSKYGVKRPKA
- a CDS encoding ABC transporter ATP-binding protein: MIVFSSLQIRRGTRVLLDNATATINPGQKVGLVGKNGCGKSTLLSLLKNEISADGGSFTYPGTWQLAWVNQETPALAQPAMEYVIDGDREYRAFERELNDATERNDGHAIATAHGKLDAIDAWTIRSRAASLLHGLGFSNEQLTRPVSDFSGGWRMRLNLAQALICRSDLLLLDEPTNHLDLDAVIWLEKWLKSYNGTLILISHDRDFLDPVVDKIIHIEQQNMFEYTGNYSSFERQRATRLAQQQATYESQQQRVAHLQSFIDRFKAKASKAKQAQSRIKMLERMELIAPAHVDNPFHFSFRAPESLPNPLLKMEKVSAGYGERIILNSIKLNLVPGSRIGLLGRNGAGKSTLIKLLAGELSPVSGDIGLAKGIKLGYFAQHQLEFLRADESPLQHLARIAPRETEQQLRDYLGGFGFQGDKVTEVTERFSGGEKARLVLALIVWQRPNLLLLDEPTNHLDLDMRQALTDALIEFEGALVVVSHDRHLIRSTTDDLYLVHDGKVEPFDGDLDDYQQWLSDVQKQESQSDDASREKENGNSAQARKDQKRREAELRTQTQPLRKEITRLEKEMEKLNATLAGVEEKLADSAIYDPARKAEMNECLQTQAKTKAALEECEMAWLDAQEQLEAMLQSE
- the tusD gene encoding sulfurtransferase complex subunit TusD → MRFALMVTGPAYGTQQASSALQFAKALLAEGHSLESVFFYREGVYNANQLTSPASDEFDLVRAWQQLHDENGVALHICVAAALRRGVTDENEARAQGLPGANLQPGFQLSGLGALAEAALTCDRVVEF
- the rpsG gene encoding 30S ribosomal protein S7 — translated: MPRRRVIGQRKILPDPKFGSELLAKFVNILMVDGKKSTAESIVYSALETLAQRSGKSELEAFEVALENVRPTVEVKSRRVGGSTYQVPVEVRPVRRNALAMRWIVEAARKRGDKSMALRLANELSDAADNKGTAVKKREDVHRMAEANKAFAHYRW
- the kefB gene encoding glutathione-regulated potassium-efflux system protein KefB; amino-acid sequence: MEGSDLLLAGILFLFAAVVAVPIAARLGIGAVLGYLLAGIAIGPWGLGFISDVDEILHFSELGVVFLMFLIGLELNPSKLWKLRRSIFGIGAAQVLLSAVVLAGLLMLTDFAWQAAVVGGIGLAMSSTAMALQLMRDKGMNRTEGGQLGFSVLLFQDLAVIPALAMVPLLAGNGDEHPDWLKIGMKVLAFAVMLVGGRYLLRPVFRFIAGSGVREVFTAAALLLVLGSALFMDLLGLSMALGTFIAGILLAESEYRHELEIAIEPFKGLLLGLFFISVGMALNLGVLYTHILWVVMSVVVLVSVKMAVLYGLGRFQGLRRTERLPFAGVLSQGGEFAFVLFSSASSQKLFHNDQMALLLVTVTLSMMTTPLVMKGIDRLLARHFNAPDEDAEMPYVEDDKPQVIIVGFGRFGQVIGRLLMANKMRITVLERDISAVNLMRKYGYKVYYGDATELELLRAAGAESAQSIVVTCNDPEDTMRIVHLCQQHFPRMEILARARGRVEAHELLQAGVKQFSRETFSSALELGRKTLISLGMHPHQAQRAQLHFRRLDMRMLRELMPVHTDNAQISRVREARRELEEIFHREMQQERRQLDGWDEFE
- a CDS encoding YheV family putative zinc ribbon protein, which encodes MAVRKRFIAGAVCPKCQAQDSLAMWRENQVDIVECVKCGHQMREADKEVREKVRKDEQVIGIFHPD
- the kefG gene encoding glutathione-regulated potassium-efflux system ancillary protein KefG, whose product is MSQTAKVLLLYAHPESQDSVANRVLLKPALQLPNVTVHDLYAHYPDFFIDISHEQALLRDHDVIVFQFPLYTYSCPALLKEWFDRVLSRGFASGVGGNALAGKYWRCVITTGEPETAYRPDGFNRYALTDILRPFELTAAMCRMHWMTPLIIYWARRQSLSELASHGRAYERWLADPLTPGGF
- a CDS encoding SlyX family protein, which produces MHNESTEHRIAELESRLAFQETTIEDLNAAITKHELELAKMREQLKIMVEKIKASQPSMIASQAEETPPPHY